One stretch of Microvirga lotononidis DNA includes these proteins:
- a CDS encoding magnesium transporter CorA family protein, which translates to MIVIHRPAQVKGPMGESLDRQVLPPGDPIPQDALWIDLIDPTKDDDRLVEAHLSIEIPTKEEMADIEPSEILYHENNARYMTARVLCSSDTDNPKLIDVSFILTERALVTVRYGEPRSFSMFMARAVKPGGCRHQPEAVLDGLLETIIDRAAEILGTVGTRIDRLSQSIFENEKQGARRAASYRVALKSIGRKGDVISNVRESMVSVERMLLFLSASMPRPQKTAGYKTEWRTALRDVQSIEEHATFLSNKIQFLLDATLGLVTIEQNDIIKIFSVMSVIFLPPTLVSSLYGMNFKIMPELDWEFGYPWAIMLMVLAAVLPYLYFRWKRWL; encoded by the coding sequence ATGATTGTGATCCACAGGCCGGCACAGGTGAAGGGCCCTATGGGCGAGTCTCTCGACCGACAGGTGCTCCCGCCGGGCGATCCGATCCCTCAGGACGCCCTGTGGATCGACCTGATCGATCCTACCAAGGACGACGACAGACTCGTGGAGGCCCATCTCAGCATCGAGATCCCGACCAAGGAAGAGATGGCCGATATCGAGCCCTCCGAGATCCTCTACCACGAGAACAATGCGCGCTACATGACGGCGCGCGTCCTGTGCAGTTCCGACACGGACAATCCGAAGCTGATCGACGTCTCGTTCATCCTGACCGAGCGGGCTCTCGTGACGGTGCGCTATGGTGAGCCGCGTTCCTTCAGCATGTTCATGGCGCGCGCCGTCAAGCCGGGCGGCTGCCGGCACCAGCCCGAGGCGGTGCTCGACGGGTTGCTCGAGACCATCATCGACCGCGCGGCCGAGATCCTGGGAACCGTCGGGACGCGCATCGACCGCCTGTCTCAGTCGATCTTCGAGAACGAGAAGCAGGGTGCCCGCCGGGCCGCCTCCTACCGGGTGGCGCTGAAATCCATCGGGCGCAAGGGCGACGTCATCTCGAACGTGCGCGAGAGCATGGTGTCGGTGGAGCGCATGCTGCTGTTCCTTTCGGCCAGCATGCCGCGTCCGCAGAAGACGGCGGGCTACAAGACGGAATGGCGCACCGCCTTGCGCGACGTGCAGTCCATCGAGGAGCATGCCACGTTCCTGTCCAACAAGATCCAGTTCCTGCTCGACGCCACCCTCGGCCTCGTCACCATCGAGCAGAACGACATCATCAAGATCTTCTCGGTCATGTCGGTGATCTTCCTGCCGCCGACCCTGGTCTCATCGCTCTACGGCATGAACTTCAAAATCATGCCGGAACTTGACTGGGAGTTCGGCTATCCCTGGGCCATCATGCTGATGGTGCTCGCCGCCGTGCTGCCTTATCTCTACTTCCGCTGGAAGCGGTGGCTTTGA
- a CDS encoding SOS response-associated peptidase: MCGRYAITLPPEAYRDFFGYSEQPNFPPRYNVAPTQPVPIVLEDRGERHFMLVRWGFLPSWVKDPKDFPLVINARGETLETKPTFKAALKRRRCIFLADGFYEWRREGREKTPFLIRPRSRKPMPMAGLWETYMSPDGAEIDTAAIVTTDANGTLSAVHDRMPVILSEDDIAAWLDARDERADVMRLVRPCPDDWLDLVPVSSRVNKVENDDPSLMEPLAQPEPAPVKEKKPKAKKPLSSDEDDQGSLF; encoded by the coding sequence ATGTGCGGGCGCTATGCGATCACGCTTCCACCCGAGGCCTATCGGGATTTCTTCGGCTATTCCGAGCAGCCGAACTTCCCTCCACGCTACAACGTGGCTCCCACGCAGCCGGTGCCGATCGTGCTGGAGGATCGCGGCGAGCGGCATTTCATGCTGGTGCGCTGGGGCTTCCTGCCGTCCTGGGTGAAGGACCCGAAGGACTTTCCCCTCGTCATCAACGCCCGCGGCGAAACGCTGGAGACCAAGCCGACCTTCAAGGCCGCGCTCAAGCGCCGGCGCTGCATCTTCCTCGCCGACGGTTTCTATGAATGGCGGCGGGAGGGGCGCGAGAAAACGCCGTTCCTGATCCGCCCGCGCAGCCGCAAGCCCATGCCGATGGCAGGCCTGTGGGAGACCTATATGAGCCCGGACGGGGCGGAGATCGACACCGCCGCCATCGTCACCACGGACGCCAACGGCACGCTCTCCGCCGTGCACGACCGCATGCCCGTGATCCTCTCGGAGGACGACATCGCCGCATGGCTCGATGCACGCGACGAACGCGCCGACGTGATGCGCCTCGTGCGTCCCTGTCCCGACGACTGGCTCGACCTGGTGCCGGTCTCAAGCCGCGTGAACAAGGTCGAGAACGACGATCCGAGCCTGATGGAACCGCTCGCGCAGCCGGAGCCCGCGCCCGTGAAGGAGAAGAAACCGAAGGCGAAGAAGCCGCTCTCCAGCGACGAGGACGACCAGGGGAGCTTGTTTTAG
- a CDS encoding class I SAM-dependent RNA methyltransferase, with translation MAEQVIIRRLGAKADGIAETSSGSVFVPKVLPGETVTIERDGSHARLVSVDEASPERETPFCPYFEACGGCATQHMKHDFYRAWKQETLVHTLRQARIEAPVEPLIDAHGEGRRRVTLHVRFPDRAMHVGFMAPRSHQIVEIAFCPVTEPALKDQAPTIARAIGEHLKGPRKPLDVQITATKTGFDVDVRGYGPLKDQDRIRLIDLAASLDLSRLSIHGDVIVERRPPAITMGRADVVPPAGSFLQATKLGEETLAGLVTEACARAKRVADLFAGAGPFALRLAEKADVHAVEFDKGAMVALDKAARATLGLRRITTEARDLFRRPLLTPELNTYDAVVLDPPRAGAEAQAKQLAASKVPLVVSVSCDAATFARDAAILMGNGYRLERVIPVDQFKHSPHLEVVGILRRDVVKKRR, from the coding sequence GTGGCTGAACAGGTCATCATCAGGCGCCTCGGCGCGAAAGCCGACGGCATCGCCGAGACGTCGTCCGGTTCCGTCTTCGTGCCGAAGGTGCTGCCGGGCGAGACCGTCACCATCGAGCGCGACGGATCGCATGCGCGCCTCGTCAGCGTCGACGAGGCATCGCCCGAGCGCGAGACGCCCTTCTGCCCCTATTTCGAAGCATGCGGCGGCTGCGCCACGCAGCACATGAAGCACGACTTCTATCGGGCCTGGAAGCAGGAAACGCTCGTCCATACCCTGCGCCAAGCCCGCATCGAAGCCCCCGTCGAGCCACTCATCGACGCCCATGGCGAGGGGCGACGCCGGGTGACGCTGCATGTCCGCTTTCCCGACCGTGCCATGCATGTGGGCTTCATGGCTCCGCGCAGCCACCAGATCGTCGAGATCGCCTTCTGCCCCGTCACGGAACCCGCCTTGAAGGACCAGGCGCCCACCATCGCACGCGCCATCGGCGAGCACCTGAAAGGCCCGCGCAAGCCCCTCGACGTCCAGATCACCGCGACGAAGACCGGCTTCGACGTGGACGTGCGCGGCTACGGCCCGCTGAAGGACCAGGACCGGATCCGTCTCATCGATCTCGCGGCAAGTCTCGACCTCTCGCGCCTGTCGATCCACGGCGACGTGATCGTGGAGCGGCGTCCGCCCGCGATCACGATGGGCCGCGCCGACGTGGTGCCGCCCGCAGGCTCGTTCCTGCAGGCGACGAAGCTCGGTGAGGAGACGCTCGCAGGCCTCGTCACCGAAGCCTGTGCGCGCGCCAAGCGCGTGGCCGATCTCTTCGCCGGAGCAGGTCCTTTCGCGCTGCGGCTGGCCGAGAAGGCCGACGTCCACGCGGTGGAATTCGACAAGGGCGCGATGGTGGCCCTCGACAAGGCCGCCCGCGCGACGCTGGGCCTGCGCCGCATCACGACGGAAGCGCGCGACCTCTTCCGTCGCCCGCTCCTGACGCCGGAACTCAACACATACGATGCCGTCGTGCTCGATCCGCCGCGTGCAGGCGCGGAGGCGCAGGCGAAGCAGTTGGCCGCGTCGAAAGTCCCGCTCGTGGTCAGCGTCTCATGCGATGCCGCCACCTTCGCCCGCGACGCCGCGATCCTGATGGGCAACGGCTATCGCCTGGAACGCGTGATCCCGGTCGATCAGTTCAAGCACTCGCCGCATCTCGAAGTCGTCGGAATCCTGCGGCGGGACGTGGTGAAGAAGCGGCGGTGA
- a CDS encoding TlyA family RNA methyltransferase: protein MTRKRADVILVERGFFASRARAQEAIAAGLVTVNGAVIRKASDGVPDDAVITAEQPHPYVSRGGVKLAAALDAFHIDPKDKICLDIGASTGGFTEVLLKRGAAHVYAVDVGHAQLHPTIVGNARVSNLEGTDARSLNAELVPRAADLLVSDVSFISLKLVLPPAIAFLKPRAELAVLVKPQFEAGRDHVKKGIVRDEAVHRAVCEDLSSFVTSLGFEAIGLIPSPIEGGDGNREFLLGARRG from the coding sequence ATGACCCGCAAGCGCGCCGATGTGATTCTCGTCGAACGGGGCTTCTTCGCGAGCCGCGCCCGGGCGCAGGAGGCCATCGCGGCCGGCCTCGTGACCGTGAACGGGGCCGTCATCCGCAAGGCCTCCGACGGGGTGCCGGACGACGCCGTCATCACGGCCGAGCAGCCGCATCCTTACGTGTCCCGCGGCGGCGTGAAGCTCGCGGCGGCGCTCGATGCCTTCCACATCGACCCGAAGGACAAGATCTGCCTCGACATCGGGGCCTCCACGGGCGGGTTCACGGAAGTGCTGCTGAAGCGCGGGGCGGCCCATGTCTACGCGGTGGACGTGGGACACGCCCAGTTGCACCCCACCATCGTGGGCAATGCGCGGGTGAGCAATCTCGAAGGCACGGACGCCCGTTCGCTGAATGCCGAGCTCGTCCCCCGGGCGGCCGATCTCCTGGTGTCGGACGTGAGCTTCATCTCCCTGAAGCTCGTCCTGCCTCCTGCCATCGCCTTCCTGAAACCCCGGGCGGAGCTCGCCGTTCTCGTGAAGCCGCAATTCGAGGCCGGGCGCGATCACGTGAAGAAGGGCATCGTGCGCGACGAGGCGGTGCATCGCGCCGTCTGCGAGGATTTGTCATCCTTCGTGACATCCCTCGGCTTTGAGGCTATCGGGCTCATCCCGTCTCCCATCGAGGGCGGCGACGGCAATCGTGAATTTTTGTTGGGAGCCCGCCGTGGCTGA
- a CDS encoding superoxide dismutase has product MLSRRHLLTGATLLAASAAIPRAWAQAPTGPFKLDPLPYAPSKNEPHIDAQTMEIHHDKHHAAYVNNLNAALAQNAEAARMPLQDMLANLSKVPESIRTAVRNNGGGHANHTMFWQIMGGQGGEPAGDVKAAIDRDLGGFQKFQTDFNTAGEKQFGSGWVFVTVSRDGKLALTTRPNQDTPLMDGQRVLMGNDVWEHAYYLKYQNRRPEYLKAWWNVLDWNRIGERYAAAKAGTLTI; this is encoded by the coding sequence ATGCTGAGCCGTCGACATCTCCTGACCGGTGCAACCCTGCTGGCCGCCAGCGCTGCCATCCCGCGTGCCTGGGCGCAAGCCCCGACGGGGCCGTTCAAGCTCGATCCATTGCCCTACGCGCCCTCCAAGAACGAGCCGCATATCGATGCCCAGACCATGGAGATCCACCATGACAAGCACCATGCTGCCTATGTCAACAACCTGAACGCGGCGCTCGCCCAGAACGCCGAGGCGGCCAGGATGCCGCTCCAGGACATGCTGGCGAATTTGAGCAAGGTGCCTGAGTCAATCCGCACGGCCGTGCGCAACAACGGCGGCGGGCATGCCAACCACACCATGTTCTGGCAGATCATGGGAGGCCAGGGCGGCGAGCCCGCGGGCGACGTCAAGGCCGCCATCGACCGGGATCTCGGCGGGTTCCAGAAGTTCCAGACGGATTTCAACACCGCCGGCGAGAAGCAGTTCGGCTCGGGCTGGGTCTTCGTGACCGTGTCCCGCGACGGCAAGCTCGCCCTCACGACGCGGCCCAACCAGGACACGCCCCTGATGGACGGTCAGCGGGTCCTCATGGGCAACGACGTGTGGGAGCACGCCTATTACCTGAAATACCAGAACCGCCGGCCCGAGTACCTCAAGGCCTGGTGGAACGTCCTCGACTGGAACCGGATCGGCGAGCGTTACGCGGCTGCTAAGGCGGGGACGTTGACGATTTAG
- the dxs gene encoding 1-deoxy-D-xylulose-5-phosphate synthase, producing the protein MSTPLLDSIKTPDDLRQLPENQLRQVADELRTETISAVSVTGGHLGAGLGVVELTVALHYVFDTPRDRLIWDVGHQAYPHKILTGRRDRIRTLRQADGLSGFTKRSESEYDPFGAAHSSTSISAGLGMAVARDLEGKRNNVIAVIGDGAMSAGMAYEAMNNAGAMHSRLIVILNDNDMSIAPPTGAMSSYLARLVSGGTYRGIRETAKQLAKKLPKFIYDKAAKAEEFARGFWTGGTMFEELGFYYVGPIDGHNLDHLLPILKNVRDTGTGPILVHVVTKKGKGYAPAEAAADKYHGVVTFDVVTGAQTKAKANAPSYTKVFGESLIKEAQADDKIVAVTAAMPSGTGIDLFGKEFPARTFDVGIAEQHAVTFAAGMATEGYKPFCAIYSTFLQRAYDQVVHDVAIQNLPVRFALDRAGLVGADGATHAGSFDVAYLGCLPNMVVMAAADEAELVHMVATAAAHDSGPIAFRYPRGEGVGVDMPEKGIPLAIGKGRVVKEGSRIALLSLGTRLAESLKAAEELEARGLSTTVADARFAKPLDEELILALARDHEVLVTVEEGSIGGFGSYVLQLLADKGALDRGSLKVRSMVLPDIYQDQDKPERMYAKAGLDAAGIVTKVFEALGQEEARKVRA; encoded by the coding sequence TTGTCCACACCCCTCCTCGACTCCATCAAGACCCCGGACGATCTGCGTCAATTGCCCGAAAACCAGCTCCGGCAGGTGGCGGACGAGCTGCGGACGGAGACGATCAGCGCCGTGTCCGTCACCGGCGGGCACCTGGGCGCGGGCCTGGGCGTCGTCGAGCTGACGGTGGCGCTGCATTACGTGTTCGACACGCCCCGCGACCGGCTGATCTGGGACGTGGGCCACCAGGCCTATCCGCACAAGATCCTCACGGGGCGCCGGGACCGGATCCGGACCCTGCGCCAGGCCGATGGGCTGTCGGGCTTCACCAAGCGGTCCGAGAGCGAGTACGACCCCTTCGGGGCGGCCCATTCCTCCACGTCGATCTCGGCCGGCCTCGGCATGGCCGTGGCGCGGGACCTGGAGGGCAAGCGGAACAACGTGATCGCCGTGATCGGCGACGGGGCCATGTCAGCCGGCATGGCCTACGAGGCCATGAACAACGCCGGCGCCATGCATTCGCGCCTCATCGTCATCCTTAACGACAACGACATGTCCATCGCGCCGCCCACCGGCGCCATGTCGTCCTATCTCGCCCGCCTCGTCTCCGGCGGCACCTATCGCGGCATCCGCGAGACCGCCAAGCAGCTGGCCAAGAAGCTGCCGAAATTCATCTACGACAAGGCCGCCAAGGCCGAGGAATTCGCCCGCGGCTTCTGGACCGGCGGCACCATGTTCGAGGAGCTCGGCTTCTACTATGTGGGCCCCATCGACGGGCACAACCTCGACCACCTGCTGCCCATCCTCAAGAACGTCCGCGACACCGGGACGGGGCCGATCCTCGTCCATGTGGTGACCAAGAAGGGCAAGGGCTACGCGCCCGCCGAGGCCGCCGCCGACAAGTATCACGGCGTCGTCACCTTCGACGTGGTGACGGGCGCGCAGACCAAGGCCAAGGCCAACGCGCCGTCCTACACCAAGGTGTTCGGCGAGAGCCTGATCAAGGAAGCGCAGGCCGACGACAAGATCGTGGCCGTCACGGCCGCCATGCCGTCGGGAACCGGGATCGACCTCTTCGGCAAGGAATTCCCCGCCCGCACCTTCGACGTGGGCATCGCCGAGCAGCACGCGGTCACCTTCGCGGCCGGCATGGCCACCGAGGGCTACAAGCCGTTCTGCGCGATCTATTCCACCTTCCTGCAGCGCGCCTACGACCAGGTCGTGCACGACGTGGCGATCCAGAACCTGCCCGTGCGCTTCGCCCTCGACCGGGCCGGTCTCGTGGGCGCCGACGGCGCGACCCATGCGGGTTCCTTCGACGTCGCCTATCTCGGCTGCCTGCCCAACATGGTGGTGATGGCCGCCGCCGACGAGGCCGAGCTGGTCCACATGGTGGCGACCGCCGCGGCCCATGATTCGGGGCCCATCGCCTTCCGGTATCCGCGCGGCGAGGGCGTCGGCGTCGACATGCCCGAGAAGGGCATCCCGCTCGCCATCGGCAAGGGCCGGGTCGTGAAGGAAGGCAGCCGCATCGCGCTCCTGTCGCTCGGCACCCGCCTCGCCGAGTCCCTGAAAGCCGCCGAGGAGCTGGAGGCGCGCGGCCTGTCCACCACGGTGGCGGATGCCCGCTTCGCCAAGCCGCTCGACGAGGAGCTGATCCTGGCGCTCGCCCGCGACCACGAGGTCCTCGTGACCGTCGAGGAAGGCTCCATCGGCGGCTTCGGCTCCTACGTGCTCCAGCTCCTCGCCGACAAGGGCGCCCTCGACCGGGGCAGCCTGAAGGTCCGCTCCATGGTCCTGCCCGACATCTACCAGGACCAGGACAAGCCCGAGCGCATGTACGCCAAAGCCGGCCTCGATGCCGCCGGGATCGTCACCAAGGTGTTCGAAGCCCTCGGGCAGGAAGAGGCGAGGAAGGTCAGGGCTTAG
- a CDS encoding exodeoxyribonuclease VII small subunit yields MTDTASIKTLPFEKALAELEDIVRRLERGDVPLEDSIAIYERGEALKKHCEQLLKKAEARIEKITIGPDGAASGTAPLDVAE; encoded by the coding sequence ATGACCGACACCGCCTCCATCAAGACCCTCCCCTTCGAAAAGGCTCTGGCCGAGCTGGAAGACATCGTCCGCCGCCTCGAGCGCGGCGATGTGCCCCTGGAGGATTCGATTGCAATCTATGAGCGCGGCGAGGCCCTGAAGAAGCATTGCGAGCAGCTCCTCAAGAAAGCCGAGGCCCGCATCGAGAAGATCACCATCGGGCCCGACGGGGCCGCCTCCGGTACGGCTCCGCTGGACGTGGCGGAATAG
- a CDS encoding DUF2339 domain-containing protein has protein sequence MLLGLAILLAILIGLGSPIVAVMGLVTAVRARRNLQHLHLRLDRLEAELRAARRPGDPAAEPTEAPAPEAPKPLSVPPIPAAAPQPAPSRAGFEEKLGSRWAVWVGGVALALGGIFLVRYSIEQNLLSPGTRIALGGLFALALIGAGEGMRRRENSFGLPGIPSANVPSVLTAAGTCTAFASAYAAYALYDLIGPATTFVLLGAIAVLTMAAATLHGPTLAALGLVGAMGSPLLVSSNDPQPWALVIYLAFVVLPAYGVARLRLWRWLALAAALGALAWTLPIFLLDTAGTLPAMVHLVLQAGLAAFFLGVDPYRHVPHEEARTDWAASAVLAAFAPAGIVVTASVATGDARPIFVAVLALVLLATGFRAAAVASATASAALLAAGALLVWPLASEIGDAPESLFYQSGDVFAVRPYALSAYLVLAALLPTAIAGSSLLRLAISRGLRLPVAAWYAGAASAGPLLALVAAYWRVTNFEHSLSFAVVAGLLGLAFVLASQWLMRRSGNGAIRLGLGATASAALGALALGLTFALDKGMLTVAFALAALGTAWISDRIAIPALRYAVGAIGAIILGRLIWDPTIVGGDPGPVIFNWLLWGYGVPALAFLAASRLLERRGRDWTVRLAESLGIAFAAFLVFFEIRHALRAGDPLAGTTDLLEIGLVATESLVFAIVLTRLDLWRSDPVYRWGSLIFRTLSLTLCAGGLLVVANPLLTEDEIRGGALFNELVPAYLLPALLAAGLALVERRGRPNSYSLSSAALSLLLLSAYVGLAIRRIAVGPQLALWQGFSQGEQWSYSLALLLMGIPLLGFGFAFNSRSARLVSGAYLVLAVLKVFIVDLANLEGVMRALSFIGLGLVLIGIGLVYQRLLARRPSDAAIPS, from the coding sequence ATGCTGCTTGGCCTTGCCATCCTCCTGGCAATTCTGATCGGACTCGGCTCTCCCATCGTGGCCGTCATGGGTCTCGTTACGGCCGTGCGGGCTCGTCGGAACCTTCAGCACCTCCACCTGCGTCTCGACCGGCTTGAGGCTGAGCTGCGGGCCGCCCGGCGCCCCGGCGATCCGGCTGCCGAGCCGACCGAGGCTCCCGCGCCCGAGGCGCCGAAGCCCCTCTCCGTCCCGCCGATCCCGGCGGCGGCGCCCCAGCCCGCCCCATCGCGGGCAGGCTTCGAGGAAAAGCTCGGCTCGCGCTGGGCCGTTTGGGTCGGCGGCGTGGCACTGGCCCTCGGCGGCATCTTCCTCGTGCGCTATTCCATCGAGCAGAACCTGCTCAGCCCCGGAACACGCATCGCCCTCGGGGGACTTTTCGCCCTCGCGCTCATCGGAGCGGGCGAAGGGATGCGCCGTCGCGAGAACAGCTTCGGCCTGCCCGGCATTCCCAGCGCCAACGTGCCGAGCGTCCTCACCGCCGCCGGCACCTGCACGGCCTTCGCCTCGGCCTATGCAGCCTATGCGCTCTACGATCTCATCGGCCCTGCCACGACTTTCGTGCTGCTGGGCGCCATAGCGGTTCTGACCATGGCCGCCGCGACGCTCCACGGACCGACCCTCGCGGCCCTCGGTCTCGTCGGCGCCATGGGAAGCCCGCTTCTCGTCTCCTCGAACGACCCGCAGCCCTGGGCCCTCGTGATCTACCTCGCCTTCGTGGTTCTGCCCGCGTACGGCGTGGCCCGGCTCCGCCTGTGGCGCTGGCTGGCCCTCGCCGCCGCCCTGGGAGCCCTGGCCTGGACGCTGCCGATCTTCCTCCTCGACACCGCCGGTACCCTGCCGGCCATGGTGCATCTCGTGCTCCAGGCCGGCCTCGCCGCCTTCTTCCTCGGGGTCGATCCTTACCGCCACGTGCCGCACGAGGAGGCGCGGACGGACTGGGCCGCGAGCGCCGTCCTCGCCGCTTTCGCCCCGGCCGGGATCGTCGTGACGGCCTCCGTCGCCACGGGGGACGCACGTCCGATCTTCGTCGCGGTCCTGGCTCTCGTTCTGCTGGCGACCGGCTTTCGGGCCGCGGCTGTCGCGTCCGCCACGGCGAGCGCGGCTCTTCTGGCGGCGGGTGCCCTGCTGGTCTGGCCCTTGGCCAGCGAGATCGGGGATGCGCCGGAGAGCCTGTTCTATCAGAGCGGCGACGTCTTCGCCGTCCGGCCCTATGCCTTAAGCGCCTACCTGGTCCTTGCCGCGCTCCTGCCGACAGCCATAGCCGGGTCGTCCCTGCTTCGGCTCGCGATCTCGCGGGGCCTGCGCCTGCCCGTCGCCGCCTGGTATGCCGGTGCGGCGAGCGCCGGGCCGCTGCTGGCCCTGGTCGCGGCCTATTGGCGGGTCACGAATTTCGAGCACAGCCTGTCCTTTGCCGTCGTAGCGGGCCTGCTCGGCCTCGCCTTCGTGCTGGCCTCGCAATGGCTGATGCGCCGAAGCGGGAACGGCGCCATTCGGCTCGGTCTGGGGGCAACCGCCTCCGCGGCCCTGGGCGCGCTCGCCCTCGGCCTCACCTTCGCCCTGGACAAGGGCATGCTGACCGTGGCCTTCGCTCTCGCGGCGCTCGGCACGGCGTGGATCTCGGACAGGATCGCCATCCCGGCCCTGCGCTACGCGGTCGGCGCCATCGGGGCAATCATCCTCGGACGACTGATCTGGGACCCGACCATCGTGGGCGGCGATCCCGGCCCGGTGATTTTCAACTGGCTGCTCTGGGGCTACGGCGTTCCGGCCCTGGCCTTCCTGGCCGCGTCCCGCCTGCTCGAGCGCAGGGGGCGCGACTGGACCGTCCGGCTGGCGGAGAGCCTCGGCATCGCCTTCGCGGCCTTCCTGGTCTTCTTCGAGATCCGCCATGCCCTCCGCGCCGGGGATCCGCTGGCGGGGACGACCGACCTCCTGGAAATCGGGCTCGTTGCGACAGAAAGCCTCGTCTTCGCCATCGTCCTCACGCGCCTGGACCTCTGGCGCTCCGATCCGGTCTATCGCTGGGGCTCGCTGATCTTCAGGACCCTGTCCCTCACGCTTTGCGCAGGCGGGCTGCTTGTTGTCGCCAATCCGCTGCTGACGGAGGACGAGATCCGGGGCGGAGCACTCTTCAACGAACTCGTTCCCGCCTATCTGCTGCCCGCCCTTCTGGCCGCCGGGCTGGCCCTCGTCGAAAGGCGCGGCCGACCGAACTCCTACAGTCTCTCCTCGGCGGCCTTGAGCCTTCTCCTGCTCTCGGCCTATGTCGGCCTGGCGATCCGCCGGATCGCCGTCGGGCCCCAGCTGGCGCTCTGGCAAGGCTTTTCCCAGGGCGAGCAATGGAGCTATTCGCTGGCCCTCCTCCTCATGGGCATCCCGCTGCTCGGCTTCGGATTCGCCTTCAACAGCCGTTCCGCCCGCCTGGTCTCCGGGGCCTATCTGGTGCTGGCGGTGCTGAAGGTCTTCATCGTCGACCTCGCCAATCTGGAGGGCGTGATGCGGGCCCTGTCATTTATCGGGCTCGGCCTTGTTCTCATCGGCATCGGTCTCGTCTATCAGAGACTCCTCGCGCGCCGACCAAGCGATGCCGCAATTCCATCGTGA
- a CDS encoding tyrosine phosphatase family protein — MPTLHVCSLSRLHETVTATRASHVVSLLGASATVERPAGIAAERHLFIGVSDIVEPQEGYILAGTEHIEQLLAFVRAWGRESPLLFHCWAGISRSTAAAYIAACALAPDRREDEIAQALRQASPSATPNARFVALADDLLGRRGRMVDAIRAIGRGAEAMEGSPFMLQLNRG; from the coding sequence ATGCCGACCCTGCACGTCTGTTCCCTTTCCCGCCTGCACGAGACCGTGACGGCGACCCGCGCCAGTCATGTGGTGAGCCTCCTGGGAGCCAGCGCGACGGTGGAGCGTCCGGCCGGCATCGCGGCCGAGCGCCATCTCTTCATCGGGGTCAGCGACATCGTGGAGCCGCAGGAGGGTTATATCCTGGCGGGGACGGAGCATATCGAGCAGCTTCTGGCCTTCGTACGGGCCTGGGGCCGGGAAAGCCCTCTCCTGTTCCATTGCTGGGCCGGGATCAGCCGCTCCACCGCGGCCGCCTATATCGCCGCCTGCGCGCTCGCGCCGGACCGGCGGGAGGACGAGATCGCGCAGGCCCTTCGACAAGCGTCCCCGAGCGCGACGCCCAATGCCCGGTTCGTCGCGCTCGCCGACGATCTCCTGGGCCGCCGGGGCCGGATGGTCGACGCGATCCGGGCCATCGGACGGGGCGCGGAGGCTATGGAGGGCTCGCCCTTCATGTTACAGCTTAACAGGGGCTAG
- a CDS encoding YfbR-like 5'-deoxynucleotidase — MAKEPRVWQRMLSGRRLNLLDPSPLDVELDDIAHGLARVARWNGQTIGPHIFSVAQHSLLVEAIADQIQPDMSREWRLAVLLHDAPEYVIGDIISPFKAVIGDAYKTIEAGLLGAIHLHFGLPAQPNATLKRFIKQADRQAAFLEATHLAGFGREEGIKFFGRPEPLPRAVLALLEPWPVADAEERYRDRVTAALAG, encoded by the coding sequence ATGGCGAAGGAACCCCGCGTCTGGCAGCGGATGCTCTCCGGACGGCGCCTCAACCTGCTCGACCCCTCCCCGCTCGACGTCGAACTCGACGACATCGCCCACGGGCTCGCCCGCGTCGCGCGCTGGAACGGGCAGACCATCGGCCCACACATCTTTTCCGTCGCGCAGCACAGCCTGCTCGTGGAAGCCATTGCGGATCAAATCCAGCCGGACATGTCGCGCGAGTGGCGTCTCGCCGTGCTGCTGCACGACGCGCCGGAATACGTGATCGGCGACATCATCTCGCCGTTCAAGGCTGTGATCGGCGACGCCTACAAGACCATCGAGGCGGGCCTGCTCGGCGCCATCCATCTGCATTTCGGCCTGCCGGCCCAGCCCAATGCGACGCTCAAGCGCTTCATCAAGCAGGCCGACCGGCAGGCCGCCTTCCTGGAGGCGACCCATCTCGCAGGCTTCGGCCGCGAGGAAGGAATCAAGTTCTTCGGACGCCCCGAGCCCCTGCCCCGCGCCGTGCTCGCGCTCCTGGAACCCTGGCCCGTGGCCGACGCGGAGGAGCGCTACCGGGATCGCGTGACGGCCGCGCTGGCGGGTTGA